One genomic window of Nocardioides daphniae includes the following:
- a CDS encoding pyruvate carboxylase, which translates to MFSKVLVANRGEIAIRAFRAAYEVGARTVAVFPHEDRGSEHRLRADEAYEIGEPGHPVRAYLDAEAIVQVAVQAGADAVYPGYGFLSENPDLAEACAAAGITFVGPDADVLTLTGNKARAIAAAKAAGVPTLESVDPSTDVDALLEAAQSIEMPLFVKAVAGGGGRGMRRVDDRADLREAIEVCMREGEAAFGDPTVFIEQAVVDPRHIEVQILADGEGNVIHLFERDCSVQRRHQKVVEIAPAPNLDPELRERMCADAVRFARAIGYKNAGTVEFLLDPAGRYVFIEMNPRIQVEHTVTEEVTDVDLVRAQLRIAAGATLADLGLSQESVRLRGAALQCRITTEDPSNGFRPDTGKITTYRSPGGPGVRVDGGTTYTGAEVSAHFDSLLAKLTCRGADFDAAVEKARRAVAEFRIRGVASNIPFLQAVLEDPDFAAGRLTTAFIETHPHLLQARRTGDRGSKMLAHLADVTVNQPHGPAPVTISPVTKLPVLEPGEVPDGSRQELLRLGPEGFAAALRAATRVGVTDTTFRDAHQSLLATRVRTKDLLDVAGHVARTTPQLWSLECWGGATYDVALRFLAEDPWERLAALREAVPNVNLQMLLRGRNTVGYTPYPREVTDAFVAEAAATGIDVFRIFDALNDVEQRRPAIEAVRATGTTVAEVALCYTGDLSARGEKLYTLDYYLRLAEQIVEAGAHVLAVKDMAGLLRAPAARTLVTALRERFDLPVHLHTHDTTGGQLATLLAAIDAGVDAVDAACSAMAGTTSQPPLSALVAATDHSERETGLDLAAVNALEPYWEATRRVYAPFESGLPSPTGRVYRHEIPGGQLSNLRQQAIALGLGEKFEAVEEMYAAANDILGNVPKVTPSSKVIGDLALHLVAVGADWHDFEENPGNYDIPDSVIGFLHGELGDPPGGWPEPFRTKALAGRTWKQPAETLTHEQSVGLVNQRRETLNQLLFPGPTRDFHESREQFGDLSVVPTLEYLYGLRRGEEHVVEIAPGRRLIFGLEAIGEPDERGIRTVMATINGQLRPVPVRDRSVEAEVAAAEKADANQPGHVAAPFDGTVTVGVAEGDTVEAGATVATIEAMKMEASITTPVAGVVERIAISGTRAVQGGDLVLVVRG; encoded by the coding sequence ATGTTCAGCAAGGTCCTGGTCGCCAACCGTGGTGAGATCGCGATCCGTGCGTTCCGCGCCGCGTACGAGGTGGGTGCCCGCACCGTCGCCGTCTTCCCGCACGAGGACCGCGGCTCCGAGCACCGGCTGCGTGCCGACGAGGCCTACGAGATCGGCGAGCCGGGCCACCCGGTGCGCGCCTACCTCGACGCCGAGGCGATCGTGCAGGTCGCGGTGCAGGCCGGCGCCGACGCCGTCTACCCGGGCTACGGCTTCCTGTCGGAGAACCCCGACCTGGCCGAGGCCTGCGCGGCCGCCGGGATCACCTTCGTCGGCCCCGACGCCGACGTGCTCACCCTGACCGGCAACAAGGCCCGCGCCATCGCCGCGGCCAAGGCGGCCGGCGTGCCGACGCTCGAGTCGGTCGACCCCTCCACCGACGTCGACGCCCTCCTCGAGGCCGCGCAGAGCATCGAGATGCCGCTCTTCGTCAAGGCCGTCGCCGGTGGCGGTGGCCGCGGCATGCGCCGGGTCGACGACCGTGCCGACCTGCGCGAAGCGATCGAGGTCTGCATGCGCGAGGGCGAGGCCGCCTTCGGCGACCCGACCGTCTTCATCGAGCAGGCCGTCGTCGACCCCCGTCACATCGAGGTGCAGATCCTCGCCGACGGCGAGGGCAACGTGATCCACCTCTTCGAGCGTGACTGCTCGGTGCAGCGCCGCCACCAGAAGGTCGTCGAGATCGCGCCCGCGCCCAACCTCGACCCCGAGCTGCGGGAGCGGATGTGCGCCGACGCCGTGCGCTTCGCCCGCGCCATCGGCTACAAGAACGCCGGCACCGTGGAGTTCCTGCTCGACCCGGCCGGTCGCTACGTCTTCATCGAGATGAACCCGCGCATCCAGGTCGAGCACACGGTGACCGAGGAGGTCACCGACGTCGACCTCGTACGCGCGCAGCTGCGGATCGCCGCCGGCGCCACCCTGGCCGACCTGGGCCTGTCGCAGGAGAGTGTCCGGCTGCGTGGCGCGGCGCTGCAGTGCCGCATCACCACCGAGGACCCCTCCAACGGCTTCCGCCCCGACACCGGCAAGATCACCACCTACCGCTCGCCCGGCGGCCCGGGCGTGCGCGTCGACGGCGGCACCACCTACACGGGTGCCGAGGTGAGCGCCCACTTCGACTCCCTGCTGGCCAAGCTCACCTGCCGCGGCGCCGACTTCGACGCGGCCGTCGAGAAGGCCCGTCGCGCGGTGGCGGAGTTCCGGATCCGTGGCGTCGCCTCCAACATCCCCTTCCTCCAGGCCGTCCTGGAGGACCCCGACTTCGCTGCCGGCCGGCTCACCACCGCCTTCATCGAGACCCACCCGCACCTGCTGCAGGCCCGCCGCACCGGCGACCGCGGCTCGAAGATGCTGGCCCACCTGGCCGACGTCACCGTCAACCAGCCGCACGGACCGGCGCCGGTGACCATCTCGCCGGTCACCAAGCTGCCCGTCCTCGAGCCCGGCGAGGTGCCCGACGGCTCCCGCCAGGAGCTGCTCCGCCTCGGTCCCGAGGGCTTCGCGGCCGCCCTGCGCGCCGCCACCCGGGTCGGCGTCACCGACACCACCTTCCGCGACGCGCACCAGTCGCTGCTCGCCACCCGCGTGCGGACGAAGGACCTGCTCGACGTCGCCGGGCACGTCGCCCGCACCACCCCGCAGCTGTGGTCGCTGGAGTGCTGGGGCGGGGCGACGTACGACGTGGCCCTGCGCTTCCTGGCCGAGGACCCGTGGGAGCGGCTCGCCGCGCTGCGCGAGGCGGTGCCCAACGTCAACCTGCAGATGCTGCTGCGCGGGCGCAACACCGTCGGCTACACGCCCTACCCGCGCGAGGTCACCGACGCGTTCGTGGCCGAGGCGGCCGCCACCGGCATCGACGTCTTCCGGATCTTCGACGCCCTCAACGACGTCGAGCAGAGGCGTCCGGCGATCGAGGCGGTGCGCGCCACCGGTACGACCGTGGCCGAGGTCGCGCTCTGCTACACCGGCGACCTGTCGGCGCGCGGCGAGAAGCTCTACACGCTCGACTACTACCTGCGCCTGGCCGAGCAGATCGTGGAGGCGGGCGCCCACGTGCTTGCCGTCAAGGACATGGCCGGCCTGCTCCGCGCCCCGGCGGCCCGCACCCTGGTGACCGCGCTGCGCGAGCGCTTCGACCTGCCGGTGCACCTGCACACCCACGACACCACCGGCGGCCAGCTCGCCACGCTGCTCGCCGCGATCGACGCCGGTGTCGACGCCGTCGACGCGGCCTGCTCGGCGATGGCCGGCACCACCTCGCAGCCGCCCCTGTCGGCACTGGTCGCGGCCACCGACCACTCCGAGCGCGAGACCGGCCTCGACCTGGCCGCGGTCAACGCCCTGGAGCCCTACTGGGAGGCCACCCGACGGGTCTACGCCCCGTTCGAGTCGGGCCTGCCGTCGCCGACCGGGCGCGTCTACCGCCACGAGATCCCCGGCGGTCAGCTCTCCAACCTGCGCCAGCAGGCGATCGCGCTGGGCCTGGGCGAGAAGTTCGAGGCGGTCGAGGAGATGTACGCCGCGGCCAACGACATCCTCGGCAACGTGCCGAAGGTGACCCCGTCGTCGAAGGTGATCGGTGACCTGGCGCTGCACCTCGTCGCGGTCGGTGCCGACTGGCACGACTTCGAGGAGAACCCGGGCAACTACGACATCCCGGACTCGGTGATCGGCTTCCTGCACGGTGAGCTCGGCGACCCGCCCGGCGGCTGGCCGGAGCCCTTCCGCACCAAGGCGCTGGCCGGGCGCACCTGGAAGCAGCCGGCCGAGACGCTCACCCACGAGCAGTCCGTGGGCCTGGTCAACCAGCGTCGCGAGACGCTCAACCAGCTGCTCTTCCCCGGCCCGACCCGCGACTTCCACGAGTCGCGCGAGCAGTTCGGCGACCTCTCGGTCGTGCCCACGCTGGAGTACCTCTACGGCCTGCGCCGCGGCGAGGAGCACGTCGTCGAGATCGCCCCGGGTCGACGGCTCATCTTCGGCCTCGAGGCGATCGGCGAGCCCGACGAGCGCGGCATCCGCACGGTGATGGCGACCATCAACGGCCAGCTGCGTCCGGTGCCGGTGCGCGACCGTTCGGTCGAGGCCGAGGTCGCTGCCGCCGAGAAGGCCGACGCCAACCAGCCCGGCCACGTGGCGGCCCCCTTCGACGGCACGGTCACCGTGGGCGTCGCCGAGGGCGACACCGTGGAGGCGGGCGCGACCGTGGCCACGATCGAGGCGATGAAGATGGAGGCCTCCATCACGACCCCGGTCGCCGGCGTCGTCGAGCGGATCGCGATCTCCGGCACCCGTGCGGTGCAGGGCGGCGACCTGGTGCTGGTCGTCCGCGGCTGA